The following are encoded together in the Marmota flaviventris isolate mMarFla1 chromosome 18, mMarFla1.hap1, whole genome shotgun sequence genome:
- the LOC114095743 gene encoding metallothionein-2, with amino-acid sequence MDPNCSCATGDSCTCAGSCTCKECKCTSCKKSCCSCCPVGCAKCAQGCVCKGASDKCSCCA; translated from the exons ATGGACCCCAACTGCTCCTGCGCCACCG GTGACTCCTGCACCTGTGCCGGCTCTTGCACATGCAAAGAGTGCAAATGCACCTCCTGCAAGAAGA gctgctgctcctgctgccctGTGGGCTGTGCCAAGTGTGCCCAGGGGTGTGTCTGCAAAGGGGCATCAGACAAGTGCAGCTGCTGCGCCTGA